The Edaphobacter sp. 12200R-103 genome contains a region encoding:
- a CDS encoding DUF5995 family protein, protein MSVAATDQALYQIVTEAEPDTIDGVLARMDRIDGVLEDNDGLKWFNRLYRMVTEEVDLRPPNNGWKDTAWLDRLDVVFAGFYFRAIAAFLNNSRNAPNAWDALMESRFRGGIDRIQFAVAGMNAHINHDLALALIATNRQSSIWPTAASPQYTDYQAVNQLLATVMPRALDVLATGILGQIAQDTGKVGRLLAFWNICKARDLAWMYADHLRNLGGLQLQLALAAQDQITGVLGRAILVCK, encoded by the coding sequence ATGAGCGTCGCGGCAACCGATCAGGCACTGTATCAAATCGTCACCGAAGCCGAGCCCGACACGATCGACGGTGTTCTTGCCCGCATGGATCGTATCGATGGCGTTCTCGAGGACAACGACGGCCTCAAATGGTTCAACCGTCTCTATCGCATGGTGACCGAAGAGGTCGATCTGCGTCCGCCGAACAACGGATGGAAGGACACCGCCTGGCTCGATCGCCTGGATGTAGTCTTTGCCGGATTCTACTTCCGCGCAATCGCCGCGTTCCTCAATAACTCGCGCAATGCCCCCAATGCATGGGATGCCCTGATGGAGTCGCGCTTTCGCGGCGGCATCGACCGGATTCAGTTCGCCGTAGCCGGCATGAACGCGCACATCAACCACGACCTTGCACTCGCTCTCATCGCAACCAACCGGCAGAGCAGCATCTGGCCCACCGCCGCCAGTCCGCAGTACACCGACTACCAGGCCGTCAACCAGCTTCTCGCCACCGTCATGCCGCGCGCACTCGACGTGCTGGCGACCGGCATTCTCGGCCAGATCGCACAGGATACCGGCAAGGTCGGCCGCCTGCTTGCTTTCTGGAATATCTGCAAGGCGCGCGACCTCGCCTGGATGTACGCCGATCACCTGCGAAACCTTGGAGGGCTTCAACTTCAGCTCGCTCTCGCCGCGCAGGATCAAATCACCGGCGTCCTGGGCCGCGCCATCCTGGTCTGCAAATAG
- a CDS encoding alpha-amylase family glycosyl hydrolase has protein sequence MGPPSSIMPKFIFPRRLQVVAFSLFLTVPFCSQTQMLARPGWAGSGMNAAPWWKHAVIYRADPRTFGGLRGIAEHLDYIRSVGVDAVLLTSLGSDVKQPIDAAAGTMDDFEEIVRRASQQSIRVLVELDPQQDLSSWTRMWLVHGAAGFYVPGANAEQLATVRKAAGGLGGQRIVIGDTDAVGAQSRGGDGPQMLVDRSAGTQEKFVASMVRPALEASQPFADRSSLLLLSDGPKLKRSMSRYGGGAQDVAVAKELAALLLTTRAGAMLYSGQELGLGDAAKEISFAVPQKKGDQPAPLSVAAENASQDSLLSWYRQLSALSHSNRTMSSGAITVLNHDDQNVLAWVRRPAAASLANPPIVVVENLSDQAVTVSLKADMQRLHLRGSFLRTVLRSDNGMGAMHLDGMTLAPHVVFIGELKY, from the coding sequence ATGGGTCCGCCGTCATCGATTATGCCGAAATTCATCTTTCCTCGCCGGCTCCAGGTAGTAGCGTTCTCTCTCTTTCTCACAGTGCCGTTCTGCTCGCAGACGCAGATGCTGGCCAGGCCCGGATGGGCCGGGTCGGGCATGAACGCTGCCCCGTGGTGGAAGCACGCGGTCATCTACCGGGCCGATCCGCGCACCTTTGGCGGTCTGCGCGGCATTGCGGAACACCTGGACTATATCCGTTCAGTCGGCGTGGATGCGGTGCTTTTGACATCGCTTGGCAGCGATGTGAAGCAGCCGATCGATGCTGCCGCCGGAACGATGGACGACTTTGAGGAGATCGTTCGCCGCGCAAGCCAGCAGAGCATTCGAGTGCTGGTGGAGCTGGACCCGCAGCAGGACCTTTCATCGTGGACGCGAATGTGGCTGGTACACGGTGCAGCGGGCTTCTATGTTCCGGGCGCCAATGCGGAACAGCTCGCAACTGTGCGCAAAGCCGCAGGTGGCCTGGGCGGCCAGCGTATTGTGATTGGCGATACCGATGCGGTTGGCGCTCAGAGCCGCGGTGGAGACGGGCCGCAGATGCTGGTGGATCGTAGCGCGGGAACGCAGGAGAAGTTCGTGGCGTCGATGGTGCGTCCGGCTCTCGAGGCATCGCAGCCGTTCGCAGACCGCAGTTCGTTGCTGCTGTTGTCCGATGGACCGAAGCTGAAGCGAAGCATGAGCCGCTACGGTGGCGGCGCGCAGGATGTTGCGGTTGCCAAGGAGCTGGCTGCGCTGCTGCTGACGACTCGTGCGGGGGCGATGCTTTACTCCGGGCAGGAGCTTGGGTTGGGGGACGCGGCGAAGGAGATCTCGTTTGCGGTGCCGCAGAAGAAGGGCGATCAACCGGCTCCGCTGAGCGTGGCGGCGGAGAATGCCAGCCAGGATTCGCTGCTGAGTTGGTATCGCCAGCTGAGTGCGCTGAGTCATAGCAATCGCACGATGAGCTCGGGCGCGATCACGGTGCTGAACCATGACGATCAGAACGTGCTGGCGTGGGTACGCAGGCCAGCAGCGGCTTCGCTGGCGAACCCGCCAATTGTTGTGGTCGAGAATCTTTCGGACCAAGCGGTGACAGTCTCTCTGAAGGCTGATATGCAGAGGCTGCATCTGCGAGGGAGCTTTCTGCGGACGGTGCTGCGATCGGACAACGGCATGGGAGCCATGCACCTGGATGGGATGACGCTGGCTCCGCACGTGGTGTTTATTGGTGAGCTCAAGTATTAG
- a CDS encoding FAD-binding oxidoreductase, with the protein MSTTVLQNDPNFQNLRKGNNLRWPASEAESVSRIEICQSADDVAEALQKAVKAGLRPTVRSSGHCYEDFICNNPGGVLLDVKQLNDMNAEGSGHAYKISAGTRMGDAYDSLYKSGVTLPGASCTSVAAGGHICGGGYGVLSRLQGLTVDWVSAVDILTVDHSGHVTKRRVDSTHEPDLFRACRGGGGNNFGIVTAYYFDKLPQAPKEVANARISFPWEGMTPERLEAIMTTYGHYQETRGKDPDTWGLFTALGLSHRNSRRIGISAQFCNPDGTCDDLSVLNEFLDLFQPCKPVVEQPQSVESRHSPETATAHVLTGPDGTPLPCSGPHNISRQSWYSATVRGGGGGGIRAKYKSCYMKQNFTKYEARTLYKHLTREIPGANLSGIVAVDNYGGATNRPELARQTAVSQRASIMKLQFQSYWMSPQDDAVRLQWMHDLYEELYSDPANNAKYKGTPYPGHQYEGCYINYPDVDMIAYPFWPQLYYGEELYPFLQKVKRRYDPNNIFHHSMSIRA; encoded by the coding sequence ATGTCGACTACCGTTTTGCAGAATGACCCCAACTTCCAAAACCTGAGGAAGGGCAACAATCTTCGCTGGCCTGCCTCCGAAGCGGAGTCCGTTAGTCGGATCGAGATTTGCCAGAGCGCAGACGACGTCGCAGAGGCCCTTCAGAAGGCGGTCAAAGCCGGCCTTCGGCCTACTGTTCGGTCCAGTGGCCACTGTTATGAGGACTTCATCTGCAACAATCCCGGCGGTGTTTTGTTGGATGTCAAGCAGTTGAACGATATGAACGCTGAAGGCAGTGGGCACGCCTACAAGATCAGCGCTGGCACCCGGATGGGAGACGCTTACGACTCACTTTATAAATCCGGGGTTACTCTCCCCGGCGCCTCCTGTACCAGCGTAGCCGCCGGAGGTCACATCTGTGGTGGTGGATATGGCGTGTTGAGCCGTCTGCAGGGCCTCACCGTCGACTGGGTCTCCGCCGTCGATATTCTCACGGTCGACCATTCAGGCCATGTAACCAAGCGCCGGGTGGACAGCACTCACGAACCGGACCTCTTCCGGGCCTGCCGTGGCGGCGGGGGCAATAACTTCGGCATCGTTACCGCATATTATTTCGACAAATTGCCGCAGGCTCCGAAGGAAGTGGCGAATGCCCGCATCTCTTTCCCCTGGGAAGGGATGACGCCTGAGCGGCTCGAAGCGATTATGACCACCTACGGGCATTATCAGGAGACCCGTGGAAAAGATCCGGATACCTGGGGACTCTTTACCGCCCTTGGCCTCTCTCATCGCAATTCCAGGCGCATCGGAATCTCCGCACAGTTTTGTAATCCGGATGGAACCTGCGACGACCTCAGCGTGCTGAATGAGTTCCTCGACCTCTTCCAGCCCTGTAAGCCGGTTGTCGAGCAGCCGCAGTCGGTGGAGTCCCGACACAGCCCCGAGACCGCTACAGCACACGTTCTCACCGGGCCAGATGGCACACCTCTTCCCTGCTCAGGACCGCACAATATAAGTCGCCAGTCCTGGTACTCCGCTACCGTACGTGGAGGCGGCGGCGGAGGAATCCGTGCAAAGTACAAGTCCTGCTACATGAAGCAGAACTTCACGAAATATGAAGCCCGCACGCTCTACAAACATCTCACTCGTGAGATTCCAGGCGCAAACTTGAGCGGTATCGTCGCCGTCGATAATTATGGCGGAGCCACCAACCGGCCCGAACTTGCCCGCCAGACCGCCGTTTCGCAGCGCGCTTCCATCATGAAGCTGCAGTTCCAAAGTTACTGGATGAGTCCGCAGGATGACGCTGTACGTCTGCAGTGGATGCATGACCTCTATGAAGAGCTGTACTCGGATCCCGCCAACAATGCGAAGTACAAGGGGACGCCATACCCCGGCCACCAGTACGAAGGCTGTTACATCAACTATCCCGATGTGGATATGATCGCCTATCCGTTCTGGCCTCAGCTCTATTACGGCGAGGAGCTTTATCCATTTCTTCAGAAGGTCAAGCGCCGCTATGACCCGAACAATATCTTCCACCACTCGATGTCGATCCGCGCGTAG
- a CDS encoding FAD-binding and (Fe-S)-binding domain-containing protein codes for MSTTTSAAASPFVLLPSSHERAHDTFPSAAQLEQALRQKVRGEVRFDQASRALYATDASNYRHIPIGLVIPQDEDDVIATVAVCRQFNAPVLSRGGGTSLAGQGTNAAVILDFSKYMNKMGPVDPVARTVHVQPGIVLDRVREAAEKFALTYAPDPATHSRCTIGGMIGNNSCGVHALMGGKTVDNIHSLDILLYDGTRLTVGATPDSEIAGHIQAGGRIGGIYSSLKILRDTYGNLVRQKFPNIPRRVSGYNLDELLPENDFNLARALVGSEGTCAVILGATLNLVESPQFRTLVGVGFEDVFIAADHVPLVLTHKPIGLEGMDGLLLDSLRSKQKALDDIPLLPEGRGFLLAEFGGNSQAEADERAAKLVEALQQITHARIYTPEQAHRVWAIRESGLGATAFVPGHERTGWEGWEDAAVDPTQLGSYLRAIYALMQQYGYYSPMYGHFGQGCVHMRLSFDLESEKGILDFREFMDKAADIALAHGGSLSGEHGDGQARGILLPKMFGPELMSAFRTFKQVWDPDNKLNPHKLIDPHEIHEDLRLGADYNPWEPKTHFAFREDHGSFARATLRCVGVGACRKADAGTMCPSYMATGEEQHSTRGRAHLLWELMQREVLPDDWANEQVRESLDLCLSCKACKSECPVSVDMATYKAEFLSHHYEHHSRPLAHYAFGRIDRWARLASIAPGIVNAINNAPGISTLVKKVLHIHPSRQFPRFSRPFTPDRRLARDPQRRKDRRNPPPANAPAVFLWADTFNNYFHPATMRAAHKVLVDAGFRVSLPNRHLCCGRPLYDFGLLGTAKQYLQKILDALTPQIEAGIPIVVLEPSCASVFRDELCNLFPDDPRAPKLRSQVHLLSEFLVKFAPHYQPPKIDGKIVVHGHCHHKAMTGIGEHGMTAELQLLRATGAEVQALDSGCCGMAGPFGFEGDKYEISQKLGERVLLPAVRNNPQAIIVSDGFSCCEQITQNTTARPRHLAEVLAEASKS; via the coding sequence TTGTCCACCACAACTTCAGCCGCCGCCTCTCCCTTCGTCCTCCTGCCCAGCTCGCACGAACGTGCTCACGACACCTTTCCCTCCGCCGCCCAGCTTGAACAGGCGCTGCGGCAAAAGGTCAGGGGAGAGGTGCGCTTCGACCAGGCCTCCCGGGCCCTCTACGCCACGGACGCCTCGAACTACCGGCACATCCCCATCGGCCTGGTCATCCCGCAGGACGAAGACGACGTCATCGCCACGGTAGCCGTCTGCCGTCAGTTCAACGCGCCTGTGCTCTCGCGCGGCGGCGGAACCTCGCTGGCAGGGCAGGGAACCAACGCTGCGGTCATCCTCGACTTTTCCAAGTACATGAACAAGATGGGCCCGGTCGACCCCGTCGCCCGCACGGTACACGTCCAGCCAGGAATTGTCCTCGACCGCGTTCGCGAGGCGGCAGAGAAGTTCGCACTGACCTACGCGCCCGACCCTGCCACTCACAGCCGCTGCACCATCGGCGGCATGATCGGCAACAACTCCTGCGGGGTCCACGCGCTGATGGGCGGCAAGACGGTCGACAACATCCACTCGCTCGACATCCTGCTGTACGACGGAACCCGTCTGACCGTTGGAGCGACCCCTGATTCAGAGATCGCCGGACACATCCAGGCTGGCGGCCGCATCGGCGGAATCTATTCGTCCCTCAAGATCCTCCGCGACACCTACGGCAACCTCGTCCGGCAGAAGTTTCCCAACATCCCCCGTCGCGTCTCCGGGTACAACCTCGACGAGCTGCTTCCTGAAAACGACTTCAACCTCGCCCGCGCCCTGGTCGGCAGCGAAGGCACCTGCGCGGTCATCCTCGGCGCCACGCTCAACCTCGTCGAATCGCCGCAGTTCCGCACCCTGGTCGGAGTCGGCTTCGAAGACGTCTTCATCGCCGCCGACCACGTACCTCTCGTCCTGACCCACAAGCCCATCGGCCTCGAAGGCATGGACGGCCTGCTCCTTGATTCGCTGCGCAGCAAGCAGAAGGCGCTGGACGACATCCCGCTGCTCCCGGAAGGCCGGGGCTTTCTGCTGGCAGAATTCGGCGGAAACTCGCAGGCAGAAGCCGACGAGCGCGCCGCCAAGCTCGTCGAAGCACTCCAGCAGATCACCCATGCCCGCATCTACACCCCGGAGCAGGCCCATCGCGTCTGGGCGATCCGTGAATCCGGGCTTGGTGCTACCGCCTTCGTTCCCGGTCACGAGCGTACCGGATGGGAAGGCTGGGAGGACGCCGCCGTCGACCCTACCCAGCTCGGCTCGTACCTTCGCGCCATCTACGCGCTCATGCAGCAGTACGGCTACTACAGCCCCATGTACGGCCACTTCGGGCAGGGCTGTGTCCACATGCGCCTCAGTTTCGATCTCGAGAGCGAAAAGGGCATCCTCGACTTCCGCGAGTTCATGGACAAGGCCGCCGACATCGCACTCGCCCACGGCGGCTCCCTCTCAGGCGAGCACGGCGACGGCCAGGCTCGCGGCATCCTGCTGCCCAAGATGTTCGGCCCCGAGTTGATGAGCGCTTTCCGCACCTTCAAACAGGTCTGGGACCCCGACAACAAGCTCAACCCTCACAAGCTCATCGACCCGCACGAGATCCACGAGGACCTTCGTCTCGGCGCGGACTATAACCCCTGGGAACCCAAGACCCACTTTGCCTTCCGGGAGGACCACGGCTCCTTCGCTCGCGCCACGCTGCGCTGCGTCGGCGTCGGCGCCTGCCGCAAAGCCGATGCCGGAACCATGTGCCCCAGCTATATGGCTACCGGAGAAGAGCAGCACTCCACCCGCGGCCGCGCTCATCTGCTGTGGGAGCTGATGCAGCGCGAGGTCCTGCCCGACGACTGGGCCAACGAGCAGGTCCGCGAGTCGCTCGACCTCTGCCTCTCCTGCAAAGCCTGCAAGTCCGAGTGTCCCGTCTCGGTTGACATGGCGACCTACAAGGCGGAGTTCCTCTCGCATCACTACGAGCACCACTCCCGCCCGCTCGCCCACTATGCCTTCGGGCGCATCGACCGCTGGGCGCGCCTCGCCTCCATCGCTCCCGGCATCGTTAATGCCATCAACAACGCTCCGGGAATCTCCACCCTCGTCAAGAAGGTGCTGCACATCCACCCGAGCCGCCAGTTCCCGCGCTTCTCGCGGCCCTTCACTCCGGACCGCCGCCTGGCCCGCGATCCCCAGCGCCGCAAGGATCGTCGCAACCCACCACCGGCCAATGCTCCTGCCGTGTTTTTGTGGGCGGACACCTTCAACAACTACTTCCATCCGGCGACCATGCGCGCCGCCCACAAGGTGCTCGTCGATGCCGGGTTCCGCGTCAGCCTTCCCAACAGGCATCTCTGCTGCGGCCGTCCGCTCTACGACTTCGGCCTGCTCGGCACAGCGAAGCAGTACCTGCAGAAGATCCTCGACGCGCTCACTCCTCAGATCGAGGCCGGAATCCCGATCGTCGTGCTCGAGCCAAGCTGCGCCTCTGTCTTCCGTGACGAGCTCTGCAATCTCTTCCCCGACGACCCCCGCGCTCCAAAGCTGCGCTCGCAGGTCCATCTGCTCAGCGAGTTCCTCGTAAAGTTCGCCCCGCACTACCAGCCGCCGAAGATCGACGGCAAGATCGTCGTCCACGGCCACTGCCACCACAAGGCAATGACCGGAATTGGCGAGCACGGCATGACCGCCGAGCTGCAACTGCTTCGCGCCACCGGCGCTGAGGTGCAGGCGCTCGACTCCGGCTGCTGCGGCATGGCCGGCCCCTTCGGCTTCGAAGGGGACAAGTACGAGATCTCGCAGAAGCTCGGCGAGCGCGTCCTGCTGCCAGCCGTCCGCAACAACCCGCAGGCCATCATCGTCTCCGACGGTTTCAGCTGCTGCGAGCAGATCACCCAGAACACTACCGCCCGTCCCAGGCACCTCGCCGAAGTCCTCGCCGAAGCCTCGAAATCCTGA
- a CDS encoding DUF1338 domain-containing protein, which yields MRPETGVLYQLLAPVLSTSRTDRLFQVLLIHHDLASDPGPRVSRAVLAQALNMLLFEDLLKRVPSAAKYVQLCLDQKRTIIHDHGAVRTVALEGMGALPSGQEAITRVLRPLGYRLNGVYPLERLRMTGRSHAQADYPEDIAQFFISELHPERFSHTFQQAVRRVTASSVDPITPEAAALLETLEKTGSLSLEEAQSLLPVLVSVFDRHHAEPALADYQTLLAESPEMAWISTEGNAFNHATDRVPDVDALSAELKALHMPIKEKVETSQSGRVRQTALNAARVQRNFRTTDGTSISREVPGSFYEFITRLRMPTKNGKSPLDLSFDSGNAQAIFKMTANTKS from the coding sequence ATGCGACCTGAAACTGGCGTACTGTATCAACTTCTTGCTCCCGTCCTCTCAACCAGCCGTACCGACCGTCTCTTCCAAGTCCTTCTTATTCATCATGATCTTGCCTCCGATCCTGGTCCCCGTGTCTCTCGCGCTGTTCTCGCTCAGGCGCTCAACATGCTGTTATTCGAAGACCTCCTCAAGCGCGTTCCCTCCGCGGCAAAGTACGTTCAGCTCTGCCTCGATCAGAAGCGCACGATCATCCATGACCATGGGGCCGTGCGCACCGTAGCACTCGAAGGCATGGGAGCTCTGCCTTCCGGGCAGGAGGCCATCACCCGCGTCCTGCGCCCGCTCGGCTATCGTCTCAACGGCGTCTATCCTCTGGAGCGCCTGCGCATGACCGGCCGCTCCCACGCGCAGGCCGATTACCCGGAAGACATCGCGCAGTTCTTCATCAGTGAGCTGCACCCCGAGCGCTTCTCCCACACCTTCCAGCAGGCCGTTCGCCGCGTCACCGCGTCTTCCGTCGACCCGATTACCCCGGAGGCGGCTGCGTTACTCGAAACCCTGGAAAAGACCGGCTCTCTTTCTCTCGAAGAGGCACAGAGCCTTCTTCCGGTCCTCGTCTCCGTCTTCGATCGCCACCACGCCGAGCCTGCCCTGGCCGACTACCAGACGCTCCTCGCCGAATCGCCTGAGATGGCGTGGATCTCTACAGAAGGGAACGCATTCAACCACGCCACGGACCGCGTCCCGGACGTCGATGCCCTGTCTGCCGAGCTCAAGGCGCTTCACATGCCCATCAAGGAAAAGGTGGAGACCTCTCAGTCGGGCCGTGTCCGCCAGACGGCCCTGAACGCCGCGCGGGTCCAGCGAAACTTTCGCACCACCGATGGCACCAGCATCTCCCGCGAGGTGCCCGGGTCGTTCTACGAATTCATCACCCGGCTGCGCATGCCGACCAAAAATGGCAAGAGTCCGCTCGATCTCAGCTTCGACAGCGGGAACGCTCAGGCTATCTTTAAGATGACAGCTAATACAAAGTCATAG
- the pabB gene encoding aminodeoxychorismate synthase component I, with the protein MSQWIPLPAHLRTLAAQSPNAVLLETSRFDPKNRHSFLFLDPEEIFQANKASELDVVFDWIESSRRRGLHLAGYLSYECGYLLEEKLNQAAFATSISQDALPLAWFGAYQSPFVFDHAQGKFLGPIPPGAPFPETLERFASAVKLEIVPGEYVQKIQAIKHYIEAGDTYQVNFTDSVTVENPHDPAVAFAVLSGAQPVAYSALLHVGGQHILSLSPELFFRIRDGRITTRPMKGTIPRGLDLQEDDRHARRLQSDEKNRSEHIMIVDLLRNDLGRICRMGSVQVEDLFSVERYRTLLQMTSTISGELNPDLSFGEIFRAIFPSGSITGAPKLRTMQIIRELERQPRGVYTGAIGHIPPSGDATFNVAIRTLVLRDGTATMGVGGGIVADSDPASEYRECQLKTQFLTRPVRQFQLIETMLFDGHSLSLLALHLDRLVSSAAYFDFACDRDAIESRLCKLEASLVPGQRQRVRLLLDETGALTLTHSEFIPDPAPLIVRISPCRTRSDDPLLRHKTTLRELYDQEYAQARADGFDEVIFLNERDELTEGAISTLFVEQGGHLLTPPLSAGVLPGVLRRHILATRPEAREATVPLAGLATARAVYVGNSLRGLRPIAEIHLPGRLPLRFNPVT; encoded by the coding sequence ATGTCTCAGTGGATTCCACTTCCGGCCCACCTCCGCACACTCGCGGCTCAGTCGCCCAACGCGGTTCTGCTGGAGACCTCGCGCTTCGATCCGAAAAACCGTCACAGCTTTCTCTTCCTCGATCCCGAGGAGATATTTCAGGCAAACAAGGCGTCGGAGCTGGACGTAGTCTTCGACTGGATCGAATCGAGCCGCCGCCGCGGACTTCATCTCGCCGGGTATCTCAGCTACGAGTGCGGCTATCTTCTCGAAGAGAAGCTGAATCAGGCTGCCTTCGCTACATCCATCTCGCAAGACGCGCTCCCGTTGGCATGGTTCGGCGCTTACCAGTCGCCCTTCGTCTTTGACCACGCTCAGGGCAAGTTCCTCGGTCCCATACCCCCGGGAGCCCCTTTTCCGGAGACGCTGGAGCGCTTCGCCAGCGCCGTGAAGTTAGAGATCGTGCCCGGTGAATACGTACAGAAGATCCAGGCCATCAAGCATTACATCGAAGCCGGCGATACCTATCAGGTCAACTTCACCGACTCGGTTACCGTCGAGAATCCCCACGACCCGGCGGTCGCCTTCGCGGTTCTCTCCGGAGCGCAGCCCGTCGCCTACAGCGCCCTGCTGCATGTCGGTGGCCAGCACATCCTCTCGCTCTCGCCCGAGCTCTTCTTTCGCATCCGTGACGGTCGCATCACCACCCGCCCTATGAAGGGAACCATCCCGCGTGGGCTCGATCTTCAGGAAGATGACCGCCACGCGCGGCGGCTGCAATCCGACGAGAAGAACCGCAGCGAGCACATCATGATCGTCGATCTGCTCCGCAACGACCTTGGCAGAATCTGCCGCATGGGGTCCGTGCAGGTCGAAGATCTCTTCTCCGTCGAGCGCTACCGCACCCTGCTCCAGATGACCTCGACCATCTCGGGCGAGCTCAACCCTGACCTCAGCTTCGGTGAGATCTTCCGCGCCATCTTTCCCTCCGGCTCCATCACCGGCGCGCCGAAGCTGCGCACCATGCAGATCATCCGCGAGCTTGAGCGCCAGCCCCGGGGCGTCTATACCGGAGCCATCGGCCACATTCCTCCGTCGGGCGATGCCACCTTCAACGTGGCTATCCGCACGCTGGTGCTGCGGGATGGTACGGCCACGATGGGCGTCGGCGGTGGCATCGTTGCTGACTCTGATCCAGCCTCCGAGTACCGCGAATGCCAGCTGAAGACGCAGTTCCTCACCCGGCCTGTGCGCCAATTTCAGCTCATCGAGACTATGCTCTTTGACGGGCATTCCCTGTCTCTCCTCGCGCTGCATCTCGATCGCCTCGTGTCCTCAGCCGCGTACTTTGACTTTGCCTGTGACCGCGACGCTATCGAATCGCGGCTTTGCAAGCTTGAAGCATCGCTTGTTCCCGGCCAGCGCCAGCGCGTCCGTCTCCTGCTGGACGAGACCGGTGCGCTCACCCTGACTCACTCTGAGTTCATCCCCGACCCCGCTCCGCTCATAGTCCGCATCTCGCCTTGCCGAACCCGCTCCGATGATCCTCTGTTGCGGCATAAGACAACACTGCGCGAGCTTTACGACCAGGAGTATGCGCAGGCTCGCGCTGATGGCTTCGACGAGGTCATTTTTCTCAATGAGCGCGATGAGCTTACCGAAGGAGCCATCAGTACGCTCTTTGTCGAGCAGGGAGGACACCTGCTCACGCCTCCGCTCAGCGCCGGTGTTCTGCCGGGTGTACTGCGTCGCCATATTCTTGCTACCCGGCCGGAAGCGCGCGAAGCTACCGTTCCTCTCGCGGGCCTGGCGACAGCGCGTGCCGTTTATGTAGGCAATAGCCTACGGGGACTCCGGCCCATCGCGGAGATCCACCTGCCCGGTCGACTGCCTCTGCGATTCAACCCGGTTACCTAA
- a CDS encoding sigma-54 dependent transcriptional regulator, with protein sequence MSSKRILVVDDDSSLRSVMKMQLEEAGYEVILAADGAEAHELIRQAPPQLVISDLKMPTSGLELMRRIAADDIQPTLIIVTAFGTVETAVEAMKLGAYDYVTKPLDFEELVLVVHRAMERQNLIEEVRNLRSALDQRYGFEGIVGRAKSLLHVLDQAARVAQRDTTVLIQGETGTGKELLARAIHHNSPRKSRPFVTINCGSIPKELVESELFGYTRGSFTGALATKPGKIELADGGTLFLDEVGELPLDAQVKLLRVLQQGEIAKIGATDVQKVDVRVVAATHRNLQAMIEDQAFREDLYYRLAVVPLLLPPLRERREDIPELVKHLFNEAKERHGMADVELTPGVIQHLTRYRWPGNVRELENVLERMLVLSSSNIVTEADLPEEIRRVPADNSAFWIELPEEGVSLEAVERELILRALEQAKGNQTKAAKYLDISRRTLIYRMEKYGLSTE encoded by the coding sequence GTGAGCTCGAAGCGGATTCTTGTCGTGGACGATGACAGCAGCCTGCGCAGCGTCATGAAGATGCAGTTGGAAGAGGCAGGCTATGAGGTGATCCTTGCTGCCGATGGTGCAGAGGCGCATGAACTCATCCGCCAGGCACCCCCGCAGCTTGTCATCAGCGATCTGAAGATGCCCACCAGCGGGCTTGAGCTGATGCGCCGCATCGCGGCAGACGACATTCAGCCCACTCTCATCATCGTGACGGCCTTCGGCACTGTCGAGACCGCTGTCGAAGCCATGAAGCTGGGCGCCTACGACTACGTTACCAAGCCGCTCGATTTCGAAGAGCTTGTTCTGGTCGTCCATCGCGCGATGGAGCGCCAGAACCTCATCGAAGAGGTGCGCAACCTGCGCTCGGCGCTTGACCAGCGGTACGGCTTCGAGGGCATCGTGGGGCGCGCCAAGAGCCTTCTGCACGTACTCGACCAGGCTGCACGCGTCGCCCAGCGCGATACCACCGTGCTCATCCAGGGCGAGACTGGAACCGGCAAAGAGCTGCTGGCCCGGGCGATCCACCACAACAGCCCACGCAAGAGCCGCCCCTTCGTCACCATCAATTGCGGCTCCATCCCCAAGGAACTGGTGGAGTCGGAGCTCTTCGGGTACACCCGCGGCTCCTTCACCGGGGCTCTGGCGACCAAGCCCGGCAAGATTGAGCTCGCCGACGGAGGCACGCTCTTCCTCGATGAGGTCGGCGAGCTTCCACTCGATGCCCAGGTCAAACTGCTGCGCGTACTGCAACAGGGCGAGATCGCAAAGATCGGTGCGACCGACGTCCAGAAGGTCGATGTCCGCGTCGTCGCCGCCACGCACCGCAACCTTCAGGCCATGATCGAAGACCAGGCCTTCCGCGAAGACCTGTACTATCGCCTGGCCGTCGTGCCCCTGCTGCTCCCTCCGCTGCGCGAGCGCAGGGAAGATATTCCGGAGCTGGTCAAGCATCTCTTCAACGAGGCGAAAGAACGTCACGGAATGGCCGATGTAGAACTGACCCCCGGAGTCATCCAGCATCTGACGCGTTATCGCTGGCCCGGCAACGTTCGCGAGCTTGAGAACGTTCTGGAGCGGATGCTCGTACTCAGCTCTTCCAATATCGTGACGGAGGCCGATCTTCCTGAGGAGATTCGCCGCGTACCCGCCGACAACTCGGCCTTCTGGATTGAGCTACCGGAAGAGGGCGTCAGCCTGGAAGCCGTCGAGCGCGAACTGATCCTCCGAGCCCTGGAGCAGGCGAAGGGCAATCAGACCAAGGCGGCAAAGTACCTCGATATCAGCCGACGCACCCTGATCTATCGCATGGAAAAGTACGGCCTCTCGACCGAGTAG